Proteins encoded in a region of the Spiribacter sp. 1M189 genome:
- a CDS encoding septal ring lytic transglycosylase RlpA family protein, which translates to MRALAVLVVTLVLAGCSSLAPEPGDGPGRVIDNPMAIPDAVPQDAPRSRYGNPESYEVFGRRYQVMETASGHRERGIASWYGSKFHGRRTSSGEPYDMYAMTAAHKHLPLPTWVEVRHLGNDRRIVVKVNDRGPFADNRIIDLSYAAAAKLGMLGTGTAPVEIRTVTPDNTTPTPGRVRTAAAPIDAGEPAGDEPAYWIQLAAFSQAANARQLAAELNGAGLSAAPRIHRGDDGLHRVRVGPLPDVAAVDRISAELQRARFSPGHVIIPDETATAD; encoded by the coding sequence ATGAGGGCACTGGCGGTACTGGTCGTCACCCTGGTGCTGGCCGGCTGCAGCAGCCTGGCGCCGGAGCCCGGCGATGGCCCCGGGCGGGTCATCGACAATCCCATGGCGATCCCCGATGCCGTGCCGCAGGACGCGCCGCGCAGCCGATATGGCAACCCGGAGAGCTACGAAGTCTTCGGCAGACGCTACCAGGTCATGGAGACGGCCAGTGGGCATCGCGAGCGCGGCATCGCCTCGTGGTACGGCAGCAAGTTCCACGGACGCCGGACCTCCAGCGGCGAGCCCTACGACATGTACGCCATGACCGCCGCCCACAAGCACCTCCCCCTGCCGACCTGGGTGGAAGTACGGCACCTCGGCAACGACCGCCGCATCGTGGTCAAGGTCAACGACCGCGGGCCCTTCGCCGATAACCGCATCATCGACCTCTCCTACGCCGCGGCGGCCAAACTGGGCATGCTCGGCACCGGTACCGCCCCCGTGGAGATCCGCACCGTGACGCCGGACAACACCACGCCGACGCCCGGCCGGGTGCGCACCGCCGCCGCACCGATCGATGCCGGTGAACCGGCGGGCGATGAACCGGCCTACTGGATTCAGCTCGCCGCCTTCAGCCAGGCGGCCAACGCCCGGCAGCTGGCCGCGGAGCTGAACGGCGCCGGACTCTCCGCCGCGCCCCGGATCCACCGCGGCGATGACGGCCTGCATCGCGTGCGGGTGGGGCCGCTGCCCGATGTGGCCGCGGTCGATCGCATCAGCGCCGAACTTCAGCGTGCCCGTTTTTCGCCCGGGCATGTCATTATTCCGGATGAAACCGCCACCGCTGACTGA
- the mltB gene encoding lytic murein transglycosylase B, with amino-acid sequence MNTARPVLSLLILCLGFITLSACSVTAHGEDPADPQALRDFSEAMATRHGMDADAVERLIRDEARHQPEIIEAISNPAEALPWYRYRRIFLTEDRIAAGVDYWNEHAEWLDAAQARYGVPPAVMVAIIGVETLYGRYRGRHRVIDSLRTLGFAYPPRADFFRSELEEFLVLADEEGMDPTTPLGSYAGAMGVPQFISSSYRAYAVDFNENGRRDLFSEAADAIGSVGHYLAIHGWQPGAPVAVPARVDGSAWQAFLRTPLEPVDTVDELEQAGVQPWQPLDGGQSARLLALELEDGTEYWVTLENFYAITRYNHSALYAMAVHQLATAIREARQ; translated from the coding sequence GTGAACACCGCTCGTCCTGTCCTGTCTTTGCTGATTCTCTGCCTGGGGTTCATCACCCTGTCGGCCTGCAGTGTCACCGCCCACGGTGAAGACCCCGCCGATCCACAGGCGCTGCGGGATTTCTCCGAGGCAATGGCCACCCGCCATGGCATGGACGCGGACGCGGTGGAACGCCTGATCCGCGACGAGGCCCGTCATCAGCCCGAGATTATCGAGGCGATCAGCAACCCCGCCGAGGCACTGCCCTGGTACCGGTATCGCAGGATTTTCCTCACCGAGGATCGCATCGCTGCCGGCGTCGACTACTGGAATGAGCATGCCGAGTGGTTGGACGCCGCGCAGGCACGCTATGGGGTGCCACCGGCAGTGATGGTGGCGATTATCGGCGTGGAGACGCTCTATGGCCGCTACCGCGGCCGCCATCGGGTGATCGATTCCCTGCGCACGCTGGGTTTCGCGTATCCCCCCCGGGCGGACTTCTTCCGCTCCGAACTCGAGGAATTCCTGGTGCTCGCCGACGAGGAGGGCATGGACCCGACCACACCGCTGGGCTCCTACGCCGGTGCCATGGGCGTGCCGCAGTTCATCAGCAGCAGCTACCGCGCCTATGCCGTGGACTTCAATGAGAACGGCCGGCGTGATCTATTCTCCGAGGCCGCCGACGCCATCGGCAGCGTCGGCCATTACCTGGCGATCCATGGCTGGCAGCCCGGCGCGCCGGTGGCCGTCCCCGCCCGGGTCGATGGGAGCGCCTGGCAGGCCTTCCTGCGAACGCCCCTGGAGCCGGTGGACACCGTGGATGAGCTGGAACAGGCGGGCGTACAGCCCTGGCAGCCGCTGGATGGCGGCCAAAGCGCCCGGCTGTTGGCCCTTGAACTCGAGGACGGCACCGAGTACTGGGTAACGCTGGAGAATTTCTACGCCATCACGCGCTACAACCATAGTGCGCTCTACGCCATGGCCGTCCATCAGCTCGCCACCGCCATCCGCGAGGCCCGGCAATGA
- the rodA gene encoding rod shape-determining protein RodA yields the protein MNWPAGGVNAAARRATGGLLQRALHLDGVLLALLALLAGLGVVVLYSAFGGRIEPVHDHLIRLGIGLGVLVVAAQVPPWRLARLAPWVFGVVLLLLIAVLVAGQIGGGARRWLDLGVIGFQPSELMKLALPMMVAWLMARGPLPVSLGRTAIAVLVIAVPVGLIGAQPDLGTAVLVAAAGASVLFLGGIGWRLMGVMAVLVSAAAPLLWFFGMQDYQRQRVLTFLDPERDPLGAGYNIIQSQIAIGSGGVSGKGWLNGTQAHLEFIPERHTDFVFAVMAEEFGLLGVILTLAVYLAIIARGLWIAHQAQDNFSRLLAGGLTLTFFVYCFVNIGMVSGLLPVVGLPLPLVSYGGSSMVTLLAGFGILMATHTHRRMWSS from the coding sequence GTGAACTGGCCCGCGGGTGGCGTTAACGCAGCGGCGCGGCGCGCCACCGGTGGCCTGCTGCAGCGTGCCCTGCACCTGGACGGCGTGCTGCTGGCGCTGCTGGCACTACTGGCCGGCCTTGGCGTCGTGGTGCTCTACAGCGCCTTCGGTGGGCGCATCGAGCCGGTTCATGATCACCTCATCCGCCTGGGCATCGGCCTCGGGGTGCTGGTGGTGGCGGCTCAGGTCCCGCCCTGGCGCCTGGCCCGACTGGCGCCGTGGGTTTTCGGCGTCGTCCTGCTATTGCTGATCGCCGTACTGGTGGCCGGCCAGATCGGCGGCGGCGCCCGGCGCTGGCTGGATCTGGGCGTGATCGGGTTCCAGCCCTCCGAGCTCATGAAACTGGCGTTGCCGATGATGGTGGCCTGGCTCATGGCCAGGGGCCCTCTGCCGGTGAGTCTGGGCCGCACCGCCATCGCCGTGCTGGTGATCGCCGTGCCGGTGGGCCTGATCGGCGCCCAACCCGACCTTGGTACCGCCGTCCTGGTAGCCGCCGCCGGGGCGAGTGTGCTGTTCCTCGGTGGCATCGGCTGGCGGCTCATGGGGGTGATGGCGGTGCTGGTCTCGGCGGCGGCCCCGCTGCTGTGGTTTTTCGGCATGCAGGACTACCAGCGCCAGCGCGTGCTGACCTTCCTCGACCCGGAGCGTGACCCGCTGGGCGCCGGCTACAACATCATCCAGTCACAGATCGCCATCGGCTCCGGCGGTGTCAGCGGCAAGGGCTGGCTGAATGGGACCCAGGCCCATCTGGAGTTCATCCCCGAACGCCATACCGACTTCGTTTTCGCAGTGATGGCCGAGGAGTTCGGGTTGCTCGGCGTGATCCTCACCCTCGCGGTCTACCTCGCCATCATCGCCCGAGGGCTCTGGATCGCCCATCAGGCCCAGGATAATTTCTCGCGCCTGCTCGCCGGCGGACTCACCCTGACCTTCTTCGTCTACTGCTTCGTCAACATCGGTATGGTCTCGGGGCTCCTGCCAGTGGTGGGCCTGCCGCTGCCCCTGGTGAGCTACGGCGGATCATCCATGGTGACGCTTCTCGCGGGGTTCGGTATTCTCATGGCTACCCATACCCACCGCCGCATGTGGTCATCGTGA